A single window of Archangium gephyra DNA harbors:
- a CDS encoding ATP synthase F0 subunit C codes for MTNVALAFLAAGIGAGLAIIGAALGIGRLAAAAMDATGRQPAAGGDIRTTMIIAAALIEGATLFALVVCILLAIKT; via the coding sequence ATGACCAACGTCGCTCTCGCCTTCCTCGCCGCCGGCATCGGTGCCGGCCTCGCCATCATCGGTGCCGCCCTCGGTATCGGCCGTCTGGCCGCCGCCGCCATGGACGCCACGGGCCGTCAGCCGGCCGCCGGTGGTGACATCCGCACCACCATGATCATCGCCGCGGCCCTCATCGAAGGCGCCACGCTGTTCGCGCTGGTCGTCTGCATCCTCCTCGCCATCAAGACCTGA
- a CDS encoding ATP-binding protein, protein MTTPDGAGGAPYQHLDTLPFALAVVRDRSIVHANTALLELLGFPSEDVVGKLFELFSPQQQTFLSERHTRRRQGEPVPDTYETVMRTASGERRVELSISMKGPETWMLVRDLSGRVVHRQLLQRVATLGASLPGLHDEEEVLSHVFQGLAELELSYGYLVPDKERVWLGHAFVATGTAAGQARLSGQHLVDVPGTWSPMLRLAWAEGSAYGDDFARETAQFVGPDWAEPVRTHLRRVGPLRSVCVRIDQAGRPRALLVLAADWLSEEELPPLRLFAAQVSAALEAAHTISRLSTHNTALTALSRLAAVAATAPEPRAFFGPGTEEIIGLLHCASVLLLLRTESTDELELAWYQGATEESVRPFLRLPMRGTMSGRVIELGIPMVLQVDDFPEPVREHLRKYGRSTVAMVPLQVRSRMVGTLVITFSQHRLLSAMELETLQAMGSHFAAAIESHRLLQQVRGRAEELARLHAELKHAQRQLVEHERLAALGELSAVVAHEVRNPLGAIFNAVATLRRFVAPDAPAHTLVTILEEEANRLNRLVDDLLDFARPSAPELYPVPLARLLEEAVRTATSGQPRIRVEWALQPDVPPVPVDERKMRQSFLNLALNAVQAMPYGGTLRVAAYRCTEKPGAVVEFTDTGSGIPPELRERLFQPFFTTKATGTGLGLTIVQRTLEAHGGHIQHDVPSGGGTTFRLVLPLGSEAEPQVG, encoded by the coding sequence GTGACGACGCCCGACGGAGCGGGGGGGGCCCCGTACCAGCACCTGGACACGCTGCCATTCGCCCTGGCTGTCGTCCGTGATCGAAGCATCGTCCACGCCAACACGGCGCTGCTCGAGCTGCTCGGCTTTCCCAGCGAGGACGTGGTCGGCAAGCTCTTCGAGCTCTTCTCGCCGCAACAGCAGACGTTCCTCTCCGAGCGGCACACGCGCCGGCGCCAGGGCGAGCCCGTCCCCGACACCTACGAGACGGTGATGCGCACCGCGAGCGGGGAGCGGCGCGTGGAGCTGTCCATCTCCATGAAGGGGCCGGAGACGTGGATGCTCGTGCGCGATCTCTCCGGCCGCGTCGTCCACCGCCAGCTCCTCCAGCGCGTGGCCACGCTCGGCGCCTCGCTGCCCGGCCTCCATGACGAGGAGGAGGTGCTCAGCCACGTCTTCCAGGGCCTGGCCGAGCTGGAGCTCTCCTACGGCTACCTCGTGCCGGACAAGGAGCGGGTGTGGCTGGGCCATGCCTTCGTGGCCACCGGCACCGCCGCGGGCCAGGCGCGCCTGAGCGGCCAGCACCTGGTGGATGTGCCGGGCACCTGGAGCCCCATGCTGCGGCTCGCGTGGGCGGAGGGCTCCGCCTACGGGGATGACTTCGCCCGCGAGACGGCCCAGTTCGTGGGCCCCGACTGGGCCGAGCCCGTGCGCACCCACCTGCGGCGCGTGGGGCCCCTGCGCTCCGTCTGTGTCCGCATCGACCAGGCCGGCAGGCCCCGGGCCCTGCTGGTGCTGGCCGCGGACTGGCTGAGCGAGGAGGAGCTGCCGCCGCTGCGCCTCTTCGCCGCGCAGGTGTCCGCCGCCCTCGAGGCCGCGCACACCATCTCCCGCCTGTCCACGCACAACACCGCCCTCACCGCGCTCAGCCGGCTGGCCGCCGTGGCCGCCACCGCCCCCGAGCCCCGCGCCTTCTTCGGGCCCGGCACCGAGGAGATCATCGGCCTGCTGCACTGCGCCTCCGTGCTCCTGCTGCTGCGCACCGAGAGCACCGACGAGCTGGAGCTGGCCTGGTACCAGGGCGCCACCGAGGAGTCGGTGCGGCCCTTCCTCCGGCTGCCGATGCGCGGCACCATGTCCGGCCGGGTCATCGAGCTGGGCATCCCCATGGTGCTCCAGGTGGATGACTTCCCCGAGCCCGTGCGCGAGCACCTGCGCAAGTATGGCCGCTCCACCGTGGCCATGGTGCCCCTGCAGGTGCGCTCGCGCATGGTGGGCACGCTCGTCATCACCTTCTCCCAGCACCGCCTGCTGTCCGCCATGGAGCTGGAGACGCTCCAGGCCATGGGCTCCCACTTCGCCGCCGCCATCGAGTCCCACCGGCTCCTGCAGCAGGTGCGCGGACGCGCCGAGGAGCTCGCCCGGCTCCACGCGGAGCTCAAGCACGCCCAGCGGCAACTGGTGGAGCACGAGCGGCTGGCCGCGCTCGGCGAGCTGTCCGCCGTGGTGGCCCACGAGGTGCGCAACCCCCTGGGCGCCATCTTCAACGCCGTGGCCACCCTGCGCCGCTTCGTCGCGCCCGACGCGCCCGCCCACACCCTCGTCACCATCCTCGAGGAGGAGGCCAACCGCCTCAACCGGCTGGTGGATGACCTGCTCGACTTCGCCCGCCCCTCCGCCCCCGAGCTCTACCCCGTCCCCCTGGCGCGCCTGCTCGAGGAGGCCGTGCGCACCGCCACGAGCGGCCAGCCCCGCATCCGCGTGGAGTGGGCCCTGCAACCCGACGTGCCGCCCGTGCCCGTGGACGAGCGGAAGATGCGCCAGAGCTTCCTCAACCTCGCCCTCAACGCCGTGCAGGCCATGCCCTACGGGGGCACGCTGCGCGTCGCCGCGTACCGCTGCACGGAGAAGCCCGGCGCCGTGGTGGAGTTCACCGACACCGGCTCCGGCATCCCCCCCGAGCTGCGCGAGCGCCTCTTCCAACCCTTCTTCACCACCAAGGCCACCGGCACCGGCCTGGGGCTCACCATCGTCCAGCGCACCCTGGAGGCCCACGGCGGCCACATCCAGCACGACGTGCCCTCGGGCGGCGGCACCACCTTCCGCCTCGTGCTGCCCCTGGGTTCCGAGGCCGAGCCCCAGGTGGGGTGA
- a CDS encoding ankyrin repeat domain-containing protein: MSLFDAVAAGDLAQVEALLAGGADPNPFDSDGRTPLIVAAENGHEALVRTLLAGGADPSLTDRMGESALIKAAAHEYPRVAALLYPHASEDEQDMARTLLRVGTDFFNLPRAPPPPPDDFRRKLASASAYVSNKLGDSNPSERLERLHRAEKNSKKS, translated from the coding sequence ATGTCCCTCTTCGATGCCGTCGCCGCGGGTGACCTGGCCCAGGTGGAGGCGCTGCTCGCCGGTGGCGCCGACCCCAATCCCTTCGACTCCGATGGCCGCACCCCGCTCATCGTCGCCGCCGAGAACGGTCACGAGGCGCTCGTGCGCACCCTGCTCGCCGGTGGCGCCGACCCCTCCCTCACCGACCGCATGGGCGAGTCCGCCCTCATCAAGGCCGCCGCGCATGAGTACCCCCGCGTCGCCGCCCTGCTCTACCCCCACGCCTCCGAGGACGAGCAGGACATGGCTCGCACCCTCCTGAGGGTGGGCACCGACTTCTTCAACCTCCCGCGCGCCCCGCCCCCGCCCCCCGACGACTTCCGCCGCAAGCTCGCCTCCGCCAGCGCCTACGTCTCCAACAAGCTCGGCGACTCCAACCCCTCCGAGCGCCTCGAGCGCCTGCACCGCGCGGAGAAGAACTCCAAGAAGTCCTGA
- a CDS encoding DUF2378 family protein — MMMTDERVVFGNTFHGLFQIALHGRLSQAARYALGRMGLHVDRQPLPFYPASVWRPSIEIIVRDLFPELHREEAYRRLGQKMVTEVSETVLGRGMLALGRALGPRRLLMRMNHNFRNADNYVQMQLKELAPTAYEVHINETLGIPSYYQGIIEAALGASGAREPHVHHVRAEGSGCTYRVEWH; from the coding sequence ATGATGATGACGGACGAGCGTGTGGTGTTCGGTAACACCTTTCACGGCCTCTTCCAGATTGCATTGCACGGAAGGCTCTCCCAAGCAGCCCGCTACGCACTCGGGCGCATGGGCCTCCACGTCGACCGGCAGCCGCTCCCCTTCTACCCGGCGTCCGTCTGGCGTCCCTCCATCGAGATCATCGTCCGCGACCTCTTCCCCGAGCTGCACCGCGAGGAGGCCTACCGCCGGCTCGGCCAGAAGATGGTGACCGAGGTGAGCGAAACGGTGCTCGGCCGCGGCATGCTCGCGCTCGGCCGCGCGCTCGGGCCCCGCCGGCTGCTCATGCGGATGAACCACAACTTCCGCAACGCCGACAACTACGTGCAGATGCAGCTCAAGGAGCTGGCGCCTACCGCGTACGAGGTCCACATCAACGAGACGCTCGGCATCCCCTCGTACTACCAGGGCATCATCGAGGCGGCGCTCGGGGCCTCCGGTGCCCGCGAGCCCCATGTGCACCACGTGCGCGCCGAGGGCAGCGGGTGCACCTACCGCGTCGAGTGGCACTGA
- a CDS encoding putative metal-binding motif-containing protein, translated as MPPIDRLVRSALLALGACVVLALACYEVPEVRDYYSCKEDAECGDGGFVCDDGVCCREREDPVCIGRVLDAGTDGGTCLDGGTPQTFYEDLDEDGFGNLTKPLYRCSPPQSVPTATNDDDCNDNPNASGRLFFPGAPEQCDGFDNSCDGVTDEGLDGGLYYLDEDNDGFGDPARTGTFCQRPVGWVDNRNDCVPDSGTSYPGALEVCNGLDDDCNGTTDDTAQIGQACTAPGKLGVCAEGARACVGGKDVCNPVRTPAALDTCNAKDDDCDGTTDEKPDCGGPIRFAGDPSVIFGARHLGSALQGVMGECLKDSTLPNATPADVVTGDVWTGSGSTSHVFWAERDGGTWDLSRSLTTLKLFADVSSDAGTGTNRDGGLSRWSDHGQPIVLLCGPGGFLRLVPSPAILDSTGTEFVRQNIPLPPTSTSGWVVGLNSSSDVPGVLRQVKRIEVIIQPAASGGGFTFDFQPDFGLP; from the coding sequence ATGCCCCCCATCGACCGTCTCGTCCGTTCCGCCCTCCTCGCCCTGGGCGCCTGCGTGGTGCTGGCCCTCGCCTGCTACGAGGTGCCCGAGGTGCGCGACTACTACTCCTGCAAGGAGGACGCGGAGTGTGGTGACGGGGGCTTCGTCTGTGACGACGGGGTGTGCTGCCGCGAGCGGGAGGACCCCGTCTGCATCGGCCGGGTGCTGGACGCGGGCACGGACGGGGGCACCTGCCTGGACGGCGGCACGCCCCAGACCTTCTACGAGGACCTGGACGAGGACGGCTTCGGCAACCTCACCAAGCCTCTCTACCGCTGCTCCCCGCCCCAGTCGGTGCCGACGGCCACCAACGACGACGACTGCAACGACAACCCCAACGCGAGCGGCCGGCTCTTCTTCCCGGGCGCCCCCGAGCAGTGCGACGGCTTCGACAACAGCTGCGATGGCGTCACCGACGAGGGGCTCGACGGCGGGCTGTACTACCTCGACGAGGACAACGACGGCTTTGGAGACCCCGCGCGCACGGGGACGTTCTGCCAGCGGCCGGTCGGCTGGGTGGACAACCGCAATGACTGCGTCCCGGACAGCGGCACCTCCTATCCGGGGGCCCTCGAGGTCTGCAACGGCCTGGACGACGACTGCAACGGCACGACGGACGACACCGCCCAGATTGGCCAGGCGTGCACCGCCCCCGGCAAGCTCGGCGTCTGCGCCGAGGGGGCCCGGGCCTGCGTCGGCGGCAAGGACGTCTGCAATCCGGTCAGGACTCCCGCGGCGCTCGACACGTGCAACGCGAAGGATGACGACTGCGACGGCACCACGGACGAGAAGCCGGACTGTGGCGGTCCCATCCGCTTCGCCGGGGACCCCTCGGTCATCTTCGGGGCCCGGCACCTGGGCTCGGCCCTCCAGGGGGTGATGGGCGAGTGCCTCAAGGACAGCACCCTCCCCAACGCCACCCCGGCGGACGTCGTCACCGGGGACGTGTGGACGGGCTCGGGCTCCACCAGCCACGTCTTCTGGGCGGAGCGTGATGGTGGGACGTGGGACCTTTCGCGCTCTTTGACTACACTCAAGCTCTTCGCCGATGTCTCCTCGGACGCGGGCACCGGGACGAACCGGGACGGAGGATTGAGCCGCTGGTCGGACCATGGGCAGCCCATCGTGCTGCTGTGCGGGCCGGGCGGCTTCCTGCGGCTGGTGCCCTCCCCGGCGATCCTCGATTCGACGGGGACCGAGTTCGTCCGGCAGAACATTCCCCTGCCGCCCACGAGCACCTCGGGCTGGGTGGTGGGGCTCAACAGCTCCTCGGATGTGCCGGGGGTGCTGCGCCAGGTGAAGCGCATCGAGGTGATCATCCAGCCGGCCGCGTCGGGCGGGGGCTTCACCTTCGACTTCCAACCGGACTTCGGCTTGCCCTAG
- a CDS encoding cupin domain-containing protein: MMPVNHPPSERLLAYATGAADVPLRLLLETHLSFCPACAREVGRLTAPGGTLLEAVPAEPVPTGLFERIWAEASQHEPPRPVEGVPLPPSVLAELPPAEDWRWHAVPGSGSRTARLVSEAPGGCGLFLVHLQPGARFPRHAHRGGEEGLVLAGGVWDRGRFLEAGDWGSAPAGSSHELLADAKEGCWALIREECEDVRLSGWRGVVQRLAQCHSTR, from the coding sequence ATGATGCCCGTGAACCATCCCCCTTCCGAGCGGTTGCTGGCGTACGCCACGGGCGCCGCGGACGTGCCCCTGCGCCTGCTGCTGGAGACACACCTGTCCTTCTGTCCCGCCTGCGCTCGCGAGGTGGGACGGCTCACGGCGCCCGGAGGCACGCTGCTCGAGGCCGTGCCCGCGGAGCCCGTGCCCACGGGGCTCTTCGAGCGCATCTGGGCGGAGGCTTCCCAGCACGAGCCGCCGCGGCCGGTGGAGGGCGTGCCGTTGCCGCCGTCGGTGCTGGCGGAGCTGCCGCCAGCGGAGGATTGGCGGTGGCACGCGGTGCCGGGCAGTGGCAGCCGGACGGCGCGCCTGGTGAGCGAGGCGCCGGGCGGGTGTGGGCTCTTCCTGGTGCACCTCCAGCCCGGGGCCCGCTTCCCGAGGCACGCGCACCGGGGCGGAGAGGAGGGCCTGGTGCTGGCCGGAGGCGTCTGGGACCGGGGGCGCTTCCTGGAGGCGGGCGACTGGGGCAGTGCGCCCGCGGGCTCCAGCCACGAGCTCCTCGCGGATGCGAAGGAGGGCTGCTGGGCATTGATCCGCGAGGAGTGCGAGGACGTGCGGCTGTCGGGCTGGAGGGGCGTGGTGCAGCGGCTGGCTCAGTGCCACTCGACGCGGTAG
- a CDS encoding SAM-dependent methyltransferase, with protein sequence MKRSVPLEEQVATALETTPELLPFLPELLADLDELGTEVRDIVELLRPLGLPAGARVLDLGCGKGTVALALARELGSRVLGVDGFAPFVEEARRRAEERGLSELCEFRQGDLREAVGEVEGVEVVMLLAVGPVLGDAAETVGALRRCVRPGGYVVINDCYVAEGVALDASRDLAGYAHLEETRRRMQSHGDRLVREILPSTEETEAYNASNTELIRRRAEAIALRQPEAAEWVRGFVAEQERQSRLLTTDLLDALWLLRRGP encoded by the coding sequence ATGAAGCGAAGCGTGCCGTTGGAGGAGCAGGTGGCGACGGCGCTGGAGACCACTCCGGAGCTGCTGCCCTTCCTGCCGGAGTTGTTGGCGGACCTGGACGAGCTGGGGACCGAGGTCCGGGACATCGTCGAGCTGCTGCGTCCGCTGGGGTTGCCGGCCGGGGCGCGCGTGCTGGATTTGGGGTGCGGCAAGGGCACGGTGGCGCTGGCGCTCGCCCGGGAGCTCGGTTCGCGGGTGCTGGGGGTGGATGGCTTCGCGCCCTTCGTGGAGGAGGCGAGGCGGCGCGCGGAGGAGCGTGGGCTGTCGGAGCTGTGCGAGTTCCGTCAGGGGGACCTGCGCGAGGCGGTGGGGGAGGTGGAGGGCGTGGAGGTGGTGATGCTGCTCGCGGTGGGGCCGGTGCTGGGAGACGCGGCGGAGACGGTGGGGGCGCTGCGGCGTTGCGTGCGGCCCGGTGGGTACGTGGTCATCAACGACTGCTACGTGGCCGAGGGCGTGGCACTGGATGCCTCGCGGGACCTGGCGGGCTACGCGCACCTGGAGGAGACGCGGCGGCGGATGCAGTCGCATGGGGACCGGCTGGTGCGCGAAATCCTTCCTTCCACGGAGGAGACGGAGGCCTACAACGCGAGCAACACCGAGCTCATCCGCCGCCGGGCCGAGGCGATTGCCTTGCGCCAGCCGGAGGCGGCGGAGTGGGTACGTGGGTTCGTCGCGGAGCAGGAGCGCCAGAGCCGGTTGCTCACGACGGACCTGTTGGATGCGCTCTGGCTGCTGCGGCGAGGACCTTGA
- a CDS encoding AtpZ/AtpI family protein, translating into MAEQEPRKDPDGSELGETARQMRAAEPYIAAVWKLVGGAVVGVLGGYFLDRKLGTSPWLLLGLSLVGISVGFYGFLHEMARLGKRKR; encoded by the coding sequence ATGGCGGAGCAGGAGCCCCGGAAGGACCCGGACGGAAGCGAGCTGGGCGAGACGGCCCGGCAGATGCGTGCGGCGGAGCCGTACATCGCGGCGGTGTGGAAGCTGGTGGGCGGGGCGGTGGTGGGGGTGCTGGGAGGGTACTTCCTGGACAGGAAGCTGGGGACGTCGCCCTGGCTGCTGCTGGGGCTGAGTCTGGTGGGCATCTCGGTGGGCTTCTACGGATTCCTCCACGAGATGGCACGGTTGGGGAAGCGCAAGCGGTGA
- a CDS encoding YbhB/YbcL family Raf kinase inhibitor-like protein: protein MPIPFQLTSPRFKDGETIPIAYTCEGDDLPPPLHWQGEPPGTRSFALVMQDPDAPDPGNPQTTWTHWVLYNLPPNIHDIPESMLPESLPTGAREALNDWKNLGYGGPCPPIGRHRYFYRVFALDTVLPDMGHATWKQLEAAMQGHILAQTELIGTYEKVQGFKDRQKEEVRHHRRH, encoded by the coding sequence ATGCCCATCCCATTCCAACTCACCTCTCCCCGCTTCAAGGACGGAGAGACGATTCCCATCGCCTATACCTGCGAAGGCGATGACCTCCCCCCGCCCCTCCACTGGCAGGGCGAGCCTCCAGGCACGCGCAGCTTCGCGCTCGTGATGCAGGACCCCGACGCCCCAGACCCGGGCAACCCCCAGACCACCTGGACGCACTGGGTGCTCTACAACCTGCCACCCAACATCCACGACATCCCCGAGTCCATGCTGCCCGAGAGCCTCCCCACGGGCGCCCGCGAGGCCCTCAACGACTGGAAGAACCTGGGCTACGGCGGCCCGTGTCCGCCCATCGGACGCCACCGCTACTTCTACCGGGTGTTCGCCCTGGACACCGTGCTGCCAGACATGGGGCACGCCACCTGGAAGCAGCTCGAGGCCGCCATGCAGGGCCACATCCTCGCCCAGACGGAGCTCATCGGCACCTACGAGAAGGTGCAGGGTTTCAAGGATCGCCAGAAGGAGGAGGTCCGCCACCATCGCCGGCACTGA
- a CDS encoding RNA polymerase sigma factor produces the protein MEEDGALLGAIARGSKAAFQSYYERHAGRLLGYVLRVTRDRSLAEDVVQEVFTAIWQKASSYHAAQGTPLAWMYRIARNKLVDRWRRGLPVAPGASEAERPVLALVQADPELSMSLERALEGLSPEQRQAVELAVLGGYTHEEAATELAVPLGTLKSRIRMALRHMRALLTE, from the coding sequence ATGGAGGAGGATGGGGCGCTCCTCGGCGCCATCGCCCGAGGCAGCAAGGCGGCCTTCCAGTCCTATTACGAGCGGCACGCGGGCCGGCTGCTGGGCTACGTGCTGCGCGTGACGAGGGATCGCTCGCTCGCCGAGGACGTGGTGCAGGAGGTCTTCACGGCCATCTGGCAGAAGGCCTCCAGCTACCACGCCGCGCAGGGCACGCCCCTGGCGTGGATGTACCGCATTGCCCGCAACAAGCTGGTGGACCGGTGGCGGCGCGGGCTGCCGGTGGCACCGGGGGCCTCGGAGGCGGAGCGTCCGGTGCTGGCGCTCGTGCAGGCGGACCCCGAGCTGTCGATGAGCCTGGAGCGGGCGTTGGAGGGACTCAGCCCCGAGCAGCGGCAGGCGGTCGAGCTGGCCGTGCTGGGCGGTTACACCCACGAGGAGGCCGCGACGGAGCTCGCCGTGCCGCTGGGCACCCTCAAGTCCCGCATCCGGATGGCCCTGCGGCACATGCGGGCCCTGCTGACGGAGTGA
- a CDS encoding CPBP family intramembrane glutamic endopeptidase, which yields MHSSPSRLDTRGVAAFVAIAYGFSWLCVLGFVLGFGTEPGKSPGVFKAIAALSMFGPTVATLLVARKVSPLPSLKRDTGLGLGQHRLRFFLLAWLGTPVAVLGSLLLSALVYPQAMDLAGLPNVRDLLAQLPPGAEEKLGKLAEPRVFLALQVVQGALLGPLVNAPIIFGEEWGWRGYLLPRLLPLGQWRALVLSGVIWGLWHAPLILLGYNYPQHPVLGILLFTVVCVLLGILLGWMRLATGSIWSAVLAHGSLNALGPVVAFLGHAGSPPDTALVGITGWPGWLVLAALVGVLVLTRQLPVRQPDEARDVSGGAHSSQA from the coding sequence ATGCACTCCTCCCCTTCCCGGCTCGATACGCGCGGTGTCGCCGCCTTCGTGGCCATCGCCTACGGCTTCTCGTGGTTGTGTGTCCTCGGCTTCGTGCTGGGCTTCGGCACCGAGCCGGGGAAGTCGCCCGGCGTGTTCAAGGCGATCGCCGCCCTGTCCATGTTCGGCCCCACCGTGGCCACCCTCCTCGTGGCCCGTAAGGTGTCTCCCCTGCCCTCGCTCAAGCGGGACACGGGCCTGGGGCTCGGCCAGCACCGGCTGCGCTTCTTCCTGCTCGCGTGGCTGGGCACTCCGGTGGCGGTGCTCGGGTCCCTGCTGCTCTCCGCCCTCGTCTACCCCCAGGCGATGGACCTCGCCGGGCTCCCCAACGTGCGCGACCTGCTCGCGCAGCTGCCTCCCGGCGCCGAGGAGAAGCTCGGCAAGCTCGCCGAGCCCCGCGTCTTCCTCGCCCTCCAGGTGGTGCAAGGCGCGCTGCTGGGACCCCTGGTCAACGCGCCCATCATCTTCGGCGAGGAGTGGGGCTGGCGCGGCTACCTGCTGCCCCGGCTGCTGCCGCTTGGCCAGTGGCGTGCGCTCGTGCTCAGCGGCGTCATCTGGGGCCTGTGGCACGCCCCCCTCATCCTGCTGGGCTACAACTACCCCCAGCACCCCGTGCTCGGCATCCTCCTCTTCACCGTGGTGTGCGTGCTGCTCGGCATCCTCCTCGGCTGGATGCGGCTGGCCACCGGGAGCATCTGGTCCGCCGTGCTCGCCCACGGCTCCCTCAACGCCCTGGGCCCTGTCGTCGCGTTCCTCGGCCACGCGGGCTCGCCGCCGGATACCGCGTTGGTGGGCATCACGGGCTGGCCCGGGTGGCTGGTGCTCGCCGCGCTCGTCGGCGTGCTGGTGCTCACCCGGCAACTTCCGGTGCGTCAGCCCGATGAGGCCCGGGACGTGTCCGGCGGCGCTCACTCCTCCCAGGCGTAA
- the atpB gene encoding F0F1 ATP synthase subunit A has protein sequence MRKAMILVAGLMAGGAFAAPAHDEHVQPVGGEHGKAETRLEHEEQDVAGYILHHVSDSRELEIEVPLSHNHIPVHLPEILVPLKAGACEKQMTDHGETVPSLGAGCLDLSITKHMVMMWLAAALLIGSLLLWSNRDKTKLVPRGTAANLFEMLVLFVRDELAIKNIGKEEGPRYTPYLLTAFFFILFMNLLGLFPWMATATGNIAVTCGLALCTFVLTQVAGIRAAGFGGYLAHLTGGVAPWLWPIMVPVEILGLFTKPFALTIRLFANMLAGHIVIFFLLGLIFMLGHPAVALVSVPFALGIYLLELFVAFVQAYVFTMLSALFIGMGVAMGHHGHEHAEAHGHGEAGHSHDHGKAHVLGS, from the coding sequence ATGCGCAAGGCAATGATTCTTGTCGCCGGGCTGATGGCGGGTGGGGCGTTCGCCGCCCCCGCACACGATGAGCACGTGCAGCCCGTGGGTGGCGAGCACGGCAAGGCCGAGACGCGCCTGGAGCATGAGGAGCAGGACGTCGCCGGCTACATCCTCCACCACGTCTCCGACTCGCGGGAGCTGGAGATCGAGGTTCCCCTCAGCCACAACCACATCCCCGTCCACCTGCCGGAGATCCTCGTCCCCCTGAAGGCCGGGGCGTGCGAGAAGCAGATGACGGACCACGGCGAGACCGTTCCCAGCCTGGGCGCGGGCTGCCTGGACCTCTCCATCACCAAGCACATGGTGATGATGTGGCTGGCGGCGGCGCTGCTCATCGGCTCCCTGCTCCTCTGGAGCAACCGCGACAAGACGAAGCTGGTGCCCCGTGGCACGGCGGCCAACCTCTTCGAGATGCTCGTGCTCTTCGTGCGGGACGAGCTGGCCATCAAGAACATCGGCAAGGAGGAGGGCCCGCGCTACACGCCCTACCTGCTGACGGCCTTCTTCTTCATCCTCTTCATGAACCTGCTGGGCCTGTTCCCCTGGATGGCGACGGCCACGGGCAACATCGCCGTCACGTGCGGCCTGGCGCTGTGCACCTTCGTGCTGACGCAGGTGGCGGGCATCCGCGCCGCGGGCTTCGGCGGCTACCTGGCGCACCTGACGGGCGGCGTGGCCCCCTGGCTGTGGCCCATCATGGTGCCGGTGGAAATCCTGGGCCTCTTCACCAAGCCCTTCGCCCTCACCATCCGTCTCTTCGCCAACATGCTGGCGGGCCACATCGTCATCTTCTTCCTGCTCGGCCTCATCTTCATGCTCGGCCACCCGGCGGTGGCGCTGGTGAGCGTGCCCTTCGCGCTCGGCATCTACCTGCTGGAGCTCTTCGTGGCCTTCGTGCAGGCGTACGTCTTCACCATGCTCTCGGCGCTCTTCATCGGCATGGGCGTGGCCATGGGCCACCACGGCCACGAGCACGCCGAGGCGCACGGCCACGGCGAGGCGGGCCACAGCCACGACCACGGCAAGGCCCACGTGCTGGGCTCCTGA
- the atpF gene encoding F0F1 ATP synthase subunit B: MLLPNVLAASSFVEVRPGLIFWTLVTFIIVAIILRAKAWGPILSLVEEREKQIASSIEAAKRERAEAEKLLAEQKTAIAEARRDAQEMLRRNQQEVEKFREELMAKSRKEAEEFKASATREIEEQKSKAIAEVKAMAVDLSMEIASKLLNERLDDSKHRALAEQFVAGLPVKGTTQGRA, encoded by the coding sequence ATGCTCCTGCCCAACGTTCTCGCCGCCAGCAGCTTCGTGGAGGTCCGCCCGGGCCTCATCTTCTGGACCCTCGTCACCTTCATCATCGTCGCCATCATCCTGCGGGCCAAGGCGTGGGGCCCCATCCTGTCGCTGGTCGAGGAGCGCGAGAAGCAGATCGCCAGCTCCATCGAGGCGGCCAAGCGGGAGCGCGCCGAGGCCGAGAAGCTGCTCGCCGAGCAGAAGACGGCCATCGCCGAGGCCCGCCGCGACGCGCAGGAGATGCTCCGCCGCAACCAGCAGGAGGTGGAGAAGTTCCGCGAGGAGCTGATGGCCAAGAGCCGCAAGGAGGCCGAGGAGTTCAAGGCGTCCGCGACGCGCGAGATTGAAGAGCAGAAGTCCAAGGCCATCGCCGAGGTGAAGGCCATGGCGGTGGACCTGTCCATGGAGATCGCCAGCAAGCTGCTCAACGAGCGCCTGGACGACTCCAAGCACCGCGCCCTGGCCGAGCAGTTCGTGGCGGGCCTGCCGGTCAAGGGCACGACCCAGGGCCGGGCGTAG